In Salisediminibacterium beveridgei, one DNA window encodes the following:
- the uraH gene encoding hydroxyisourate hydrolase, with amino-acid sequence MSGKLTTHVLNTAAGHPAAGMRITLSRFDDETEAFREIETFATNEDGRIHSPLLEDTAFKAAQYELLFHVGEYYRNEQDQPEDSLFLDQVPVRFTVNDSEAHYHVPLLVTPYGYTTYRGS; translated from the coding sequence ATGAGCGGAAAATTGACCACTCATGTCTTGAATACCGCAGCAGGTCACCCCGCTGCGGGCATGCGGATTACGTTGAGCCGTTTCGACGACGAAACAGAAGCATTTCGTGAAATCGAAACGTTTGCGACAAATGAAGACGGTCGCATCCATTCGCCTCTCCTTGAAGACACGGCGTTCAAAGCAGCGCAGTATGAACTGCTCTTTCACGTGGGAGAATATTACCGGAATGAGCAGGATCAGCCAGAGGATTCCCTGTTTCTCGATCAGGTTCCGGTCCGCTTTACAGTGAATGATTCAGAGGCCCATTATCATGTGCCCCTTCTGGTTACACCATACGGCTATACCACATATCGTGGGAGCTGA
- the pucL gene encoding factor-independent urate hydroxylase, translated as MTERTMLYGKGDVFVYRTYATPLTGIAMIPESDFKGRSNTILGMDIQVSLAGEAFFTSFTEGDNSKVVATDSMKNFILHHAGEYTGSTMEGFLAYVSAQFLKKYDHISSVDMSGKQFPFEAAMVGSDAGVQESETVFREGVLEKPGVTLSTGRSESGEAKLNALECSVHDLHLIKVKGSSFAGFIRDEYTKLPETKDRPLFIYLNISWTYKNMDDAFGDQPELYVAAEQVKHIAQTLFHQEASPSIQKLIYDIGIRVMQRFPQLETVSFESNNRTWETIRDEIPASKEGKVFTDPRPPYGFQKFTVLQEDVRREEGRS; from the coding sequence ATGACTGAACGTACAATGCTTTACGGAAAAGGCGATGTATTTGTCTATCGCACCTATGCCACACCGTTAACAGGAATCGCTATGATCCCGGAATCAGATTTCAAGGGTCGTTCCAACACGATTCTTGGCATGGATATTCAGGTCTCCTTAGCCGGGGAAGCCTTTTTCACATCATTTACTGAAGGGGACAACAGCAAAGTTGTTGCGACAGATTCCATGAAGAATTTCATTTTACACCACGCAGGAGAATATACCGGCAGCACGATGGAAGGCTTTCTTGCCTATGTCAGCGCTCAATTTTTAAAAAAGTACGACCATATCAGTTCAGTGGATATGAGCGGGAAGCAGTTTCCTTTCGAAGCTGCAATGGTTGGCAGTGATGCCGGTGTTCAGGAAAGTGAGACAGTTTTCAGGGAAGGGGTCCTGGAGAAGCCGGGCGTAACCCTTTCCACAGGCCGGAGTGAATCGGGTGAAGCGAAACTCAACGCCCTTGAGTGCAGTGTGCACGATCTGCATCTCATTAAGGTGAAGGGCAGCAGCTTTGCAGGCTTTATTCGCGATGAATACACAAAGCTCCCGGAAACAAAAGACCGACCGCTGTTTATTTACCTGAACATCAGCTGGACTTACAAAAATATGGATGACGCTTTCGGTGATCAACCGGAGTTATATGTTGCCGCTGAGCAGGTCAAACACATTGCCCAGACGCTTTTCCATCAGGAAGCCTCCCCCTCGATCCAGAAGCTGATTTACGATATCGGGATCCGGGTGATGCAGCGGTTTCCACAGCTGGAGACCGTGTCCTTTGAATCCAATAACCGGACTTGGGAGACGATTCGTGATGAGATCCCGGCATCAAAGGAAGGGAAGGTCTTTACCGATCCACGCCCGCCTTATGGATTCCAGAAATTCACTGTCCTGCAAGAAGACGTTAGGCGCGAGGAGGGAAGGTCATGA
- the uraD gene encoding 2-oxo-4-hydroxy-4-carboxy-5-ureidoimidazoline decarboxylase, with amino-acid sequence MMTMDDIRRLSREAFIRDVGHVFEHSPWVAESAYDQGGPFLSTDDVYRRMLTAMHAGSEEQKLSLLRAHPDLGGRIQMTEASVAEQKGAGLDQLSAEEYQTLQELNTLYTEKFGFPFILAVKGKTKEEIITNLKERIHHTKEKEFATALHEVGKIAGFRLHDLITGMKTKEEISHD; translated from the coding sequence ATGATGACAATGGATGATATCAGACGTTTATCGAGAGAGGCATTTATTCGCGACGTGGGGCATGTGTTTGAACATTCCCCATGGGTGGCTGAGTCCGCCTACGATCAGGGCGGGCCATTTCTGTCCACGGACGATGTTTACAGGCGTATGCTCACTGCCATGCACGCGGGCAGTGAAGAACAAAAGCTCAGCTTACTCCGGGCTCATCCGGATCTTGGCGGCCGCATTCAAATGACAGAGGCATCTGTCGCAGAACAAAAAGGTGCCGGACTCGATCAACTTTCGGCAGAAGAGTATCAGACACTTCAGGAGCTGAATACATTATACACGGAGAAGTTTGGTTTTCCCTTCATTCTCGCAGTGAAAGGGAAGACAAAAGAAGAAATCATTACCAATCTGAAAGAGCGGATTCATCATACGAAAGAAAAAGAATTTGCCACGGCCCTGCATGAAGTCGGCAAAATCGCCGGTTTCCGGTTACACGATTTGATTACAGGGATGAAGACGAAGGAGGAGATCAGTCATGACTGA
- a CDS encoding 5'-deoxyadenosine deaminase — protein sequence MGSILIRNAEIITMNEKREQLTGDILIEGTDILAVGEHLPCPTDAEVIDGTGRVVIPGFIQTHIHLCQTIFRGRGDDLELMDWLKGRIWPLEAAHDPESIYYSAMLGTGELIQSGTTSIVDMETVHHTNEAFEGMARSGIRALSGKVMMDQGEDVPLPLQEDTMTSLKESTDLLEKWHGYDQGRLQYAYSPRFVVSCTENLLKETALLSKEYQVRVHTHAAENQGEIAIVERDTGMRNVEYLDALGLANERLILAHCIWLSDREKEIIRDKQVKVTHCPGSNLKLASGRAEIPQLLDAHVCVSLGADGAPCNNNLDMFNEMRLAALIHKPENGPTAMDAKKVFQMATIGGAKAMGMEDQIGSIEPGKKADLAILNLNDLHMYPSYDVDTISRIVYSATRADVETTIIHGKIVMRNRILTTMNKEEVMRDSNTAIKRLIRRTSLTGDPR from the coding sequence ATGGGAAGCATATTGATTCGAAATGCTGAAATCATCACGATGAACGAAAAACGAGAACAGCTGACGGGTGATATTTTAATCGAAGGAACGGATATCCTGGCAGTCGGGGAGCACCTTCCATGCCCAACGGATGCAGAAGTAATTGATGGCACCGGCCGGGTTGTGATTCCCGGGTTTATTCAAACGCATATTCATCTCTGTCAAACGATTTTTCGCGGCAGGGGAGACGATCTGGAACTGATGGATTGGCTGAAAGGCCGGATCTGGCCCCTTGAAGCAGCCCATGATCCTGAATCCATCTATTATTCCGCCATGCTTGGAACAGGCGAACTGATTCAAAGCGGGACCACTTCGATCGTCGATATGGAGACGGTTCATCATACGAACGAAGCATTCGAAGGCATGGCAAGGTCCGGTATCCGGGCCCTTTCCGGTAAAGTGATGATGGATCAGGGCGAGGACGTACCCCTTCCTTTACAGGAAGATACGATGACCTCTCTGAAAGAAAGTACAGACCTTCTTGAAAAATGGCATGGCTATGATCAAGGCCGATTGCAGTACGCGTATTCACCGAGGTTCGTCGTGTCGTGTACGGAGAACCTGTTAAAGGAAACTGCCCTTCTCTCGAAAGAGTATCAGGTCAGGGTGCATACTCATGCTGCAGAAAATCAAGGCGAAATTGCCATTGTGGAACGTGATACCGGCATGCGAAACGTGGAATATCTGGATGCACTCGGGCTTGCGAATGAGCGCTTGATTCTGGCGCACTGCATCTGGCTCAGTGATCGGGAAAAGGAGATCATCCGGGACAAGCAGGTGAAAGTGACCCATTGTCCAGGGAGTAATTTAAAACTGGCTTCCGGACGGGCAGAAATTCCTCAGCTGTTGGATGCCCACGTGTGTGTCAGCCTGGGGGCTGACGGTGCACCGTGTAACAACAATTTAGATATGTTCAACGAAATGCGCCTTGCCGCTTTGATTCATAAACCTGAAAACGGCCCGACCGCCATGGATGCCAAAAAAGTATTTCAAATGGCGACCATCGGTGGTGCAAAGGCGATGGGCATGGAAGATCAGATTGGCAGCATTGAGCCGGGGAAAAAAGCAGATCTGGCCATCTTGAATTTGAATGATCTGCATATGTACCCTTCCTATGACGTGGATACCATTTCAAGAATTGTCTATTCTGCCACACGGGCGGATGTGGAAACAACCATCATCCATGGCAAGATCGTGATGCGAAACCGGATTCTCACAACGATGAACAAAGAAGAAGTCATGCGGGATTCGAATACGGCCATTAAACGGCTGATCAGAAGGACCTCACTGACAGGGGATCCAAGGTGA
- a CDS encoding nucleotidyltransferase family protein, with the protein MFSNTVHAIILAGGASTRMGAVKQTLEIEGYSMIDHTVMQAAKLPVERIVIVTGAHADAVMDAVTVTDSRIQFVHNPVHETGQATSLKKGLCYAQSRGAHALVMLADQPCISEETYQAVYDEGLSMKASRKPYTVRPIFHGRQGHPVFFGRPYMLNLMCLKLPGDEGGKRLNNQVLSLHTPVNDPLITFDVDTPKAYEKAKELIKAASSETLKN; encoded by the coding sequence ATGTTTTCGAATACCGTACATGCGATCATTCTTGCTGGTGGTGCTTCCACCCGTATGGGTGCTGTGAAACAGACGCTTGAGATTGAAGGATACTCCATGATCGACCACACAGTCATGCAAGCTGCAAAACTCCCCGTGGAGCGCATCGTGATTGTCACCGGAGCACATGCAGATGCAGTGATGGACGCCGTTACGGTGACAGATTCACGGATTCAATTCGTTCATAATCCGGTCCATGAAACCGGACAGGCAACCTCTCTGAAAAAAGGATTGTGCTATGCGCAATCAAGAGGAGCCCATGCGCTCGTGATGCTGGCCGATCAGCCGTGTATTTCGGAAGAAACCTATCAGGCTGTTTATGATGAAGGGCTGTCGATGAAAGCGAGTCGAAAGCCGTATACGGTCCGTCCGATCTTTCATGGACGACAGGGGCATCCGGTGTTTTTCGGCAGACCGTACATGCTGAACCTCATGTGCCTGAAATTGCCGGGCGATGAAGGCGGTAAGCGTCTCAACAACCAGGTTCTGTCTTTGCATACACCGGTGAATGACCCCTTGATCACGTTTGATGTGGATACACCAAAGGCCTATGAGAAAGCAAAAGAACTCATAAAAGCAGCTTCTTCTGAAACATTGAAAAACTGA
- a CDS encoding XdhC family protein: MSEQHKLLEWMYACDEKQVAIASVIHVEGSAYRHQGAQMIIGAKGNCSGMISGGCLEEDLMIRARSAIQTMTSTIVNYDMRAEDDLGWGKGAGCNGKVYVSIEPMDLNHEKTRDIMAEALRHVQKGETLFRVAGLDDPVTKSPDYYFSSGKGLTEESTALDDDIIRSFQDQRKAPVFLTSSAYDRVLVERIEPKPVVYVFGAGMDAEPLVKHLGSLEFNPVVVDTVKERLNEEIFPEAAGFRWLTPDDFFQVETMPEGSYALVMTHKFQDDLIILNELVKKQKQLAYIGVLGPKKRTRRLLSSGRIPNAVHSPVGLDIGAEGAEEIAISIVAELIQVRRQQRVLTNSEKAVM, encoded by the coding sequence ATGTCAGAACAGCATAAATTACTCGAGTGGATGTATGCATGTGATGAAAAGCAGGTTGCCATTGCCTCTGTGATTCATGTGGAAGGATCGGCCTATCGTCACCAGGGGGCGCAGATGATTATTGGAGCAAAGGGGAATTGCAGCGGCATGATCAGCGGCGGCTGTCTGGAAGAGGACCTGATGATTCGGGCCCGTTCTGCCATTCAGACGATGACGAGCACGATCGTGAATTACGATATGCGCGCTGAAGACGATCTCGGCTGGGGAAAAGGCGCCGGCTGCAACGGAAAAGTATATGTAAGCATTGAGCCAATGGATCTCAACCATGAAAAAACAAGGGATATCATGGCTGAAGCCTTACGCCACGTCCAGAAAGGTGAGACGCTGTTCCGGGTTGCGGGTCTGGACGATCCAGTGACAAAATCACCTGATTATTATTTTTCATCAGGTAAGGGGCTGACTGAAGAGTCCACTGCTTTGGATGACGATATCATCCGATCTTTTCAAGATCAAAGGAAAGCGCCAGTGTTTCTGACCAGCAGTGCATATGACAGGGTGCTCGTTGAACGGATTGAACCAAAGCCGGTTGTATACGTATTTGGTGCAGGCATGGATGCAGAACCACTGGTGAAGCATCTTGGCTCGTTGGAATTCAATCCGGTTGTGGTGGACACCGTGAAAGAACGGCTCAATGAGGAGATATTCCCTGAAGCTGCAGGCTTCAGATGGCTGACACCGGACGATTTTTTTCAGGTGGAGACCATGCCCGAAGGAAGCTACGCACTGGTGATGACGCACAAGTTTCAGGATGACTTGATCATTTTGAATGAACTGGTAAAGAAACAGAAGCAGTTGGCATATATCGGTGTACTCGGTCCGAAGAAACGCACTCGCAGGCTCCTGTCTTCCGGCAGGATTCCTAATGCCGTTCACTCGCCGGTGGGACTCGATATCGGTGCGGAAGGTGCCGAGGAAATCGCCATCAGCATTGTGGCGGAACTGATTCAAGTCAGACGACAACAAAGGGTCTTGACCAATTCTGAAAAGGCGGTGATGTAA
- a CDS encoding (2Fe-2S)-binding protein, which yields MKPVTKTLHHKEEDQGMTVQFTLNGEEVEQKLPPERRVVDLIRSDCGLTGTKVSCEVGRCGACMVLVDGRPMNSCLLMAYQIDGRRIDTIEGLSEKDSQVNHIQQLFLEEGALQCGYCTPGMIVSLSGYLKKKSDPSHEDLKDALSGNLCRCTGYGGIHRVLEQIADGSWKKEGKT from the coding sequence ATGAAACCCGTCACGAAAACCTTGCATCACAAAGAAGAAGATCAAGGAATGACTGTTCAGTTTACATTGAATGGTGAGGAGGTGGAGCAGAAATTGCCTCCGGAAAGACGGGTAGTCGACCTGATCCGGTCAGATTGCGGATTGACGGGCACGAAGGTGTCCTGCGAAGTCGGTCGATGTGGTGCGTGTATGGTGCTCGTGGATGGGCGGCCGATGAACAGCTGCCTGTTAATGGCTTATCAGATTGATGGTCGCAGAATTGACACCATCGAAGGTCTCTCAGAGAAGGACAGCCAAGTCAATCACATTCAACAGCTGTTCCTTGAAGAAGGGGCTCTGCAATGCGGGTATTGCACACCGGGCATGATCGTATCCTTAAGCGGATACTTGAAGAAAAAGTCAGATCCGAGTCATGAAGATCTGAAAGATGCGCTGTCCGGGAATCTCTGCCGCTGCACAGGCTACGGCGGGATCCACCGTGTGCTTGAACAGATTGCTGATGGATCCTGGAAAAAGGAGGGGAAAACCTGA
- the pucD gene encoding xanthine dehydrogenase subunit D, with product MLLNDRKAGRGWQIRPDGKDKTTGKLQYLTDLMDNDMLHGKVVRSHIPHARLKEVHTKAAKAVPGVIAVITAEDVPGLNGFGIADPNQPVFCSDHIRYEGDAVAAIAAESKEAAEHAASVITLDYELLPVLDTPEKALDKGATKLHPEGNVLHERTYRRGDAEGAFSEAAYIVETTYETPRQMHVFMETEGGLFIPEEDGGLTVKAATQHGYKDRMQLARILDMDEEKIRVISSPIGGSFGGKDELNAQPYGALLAVFTQRPVKMHFSRGESVIAGIKRHPMVITMKTGMTKEGKLIAHAAEIISDTGAYATLGGPVLNFAVEHTVGPYQIPHVSLAGRAVYTNNGVSGEFRGFGGNQATFALEGQLDRLSEESGLDPWELRHLNIRNEKDPGPMAQVVAPNDGPRQVLNDILKSPLSELAASETHPTEPWIKIGRGMALAFHGSGLGYGIPDPAGGELKLTPEGKILAAFGHEEFGQGLIGTLGVMLTEAFSCSKEDIQIQIGDTAQVPASGSSTASRTTNMVWQSIQRMRGPFRKALLEEAAKQTGLDEEELITGTGGIWHKTEQSLVLPYQDLENKSAEMIYASTEHHFPVTPDPVLGGHYLYGSTAVMAEVEVNTLNGKVAVTRVDHAVSAGEVMNPLGYLGQIEGGSIMALGFTLSEDAVMTEGRYATRNLDSYLVPTIKDVPHQQQVTANETLPEGDSFGPRGVGEIGSVALAPAIVKAIREATGSWHTILPVTPERILEETEDLAWLTPTEKEGTR from the coding sequence ATGCTGCTGAATGACCGAAAGGCAGGAAGAGGCTGGCAGATTCGTCCTGACGGCAAAGATAAGACAACCGGTAAGCTGCAGTATCTGACGGACTTGATGGACAATGACATGCTCCATGGCAAAGTGGTGCGAAGTCATATTCCTCATGCCAGGCTAAAAGAAGTTCACACGAAAGCAGCAAAGGCAGTACCCGGTGTGATCGCCGTCATCACAGCAGAAGATGTCCCCGGTTTGAACGGATTCGGTATTGCTGATCCGAACCAGCCCGTTTTCTGCTCGGACCATATCCGCTATGAAGGAGACGCTGTCGCAGCCATCGCTGCAGAATCAAAAGAAGCAGCTGAGCATGCAGCATCAGTCATTACACTGGATTATGAGTTGCTGCCTGTTCTCGATACACCTGAGAAAGCCCTTGATAAAGGGGCAACAAAGCTTCATCCCGAGGGTAATGTGCTCCATGAACGAACCTATCGGCGGGGAGACGCTGAAGGAGCATTCAGTGAAGCTGCCTATATCGTTGAAACAACCTACGAAACCCCGAGACAGATGCATGTATTTATGGAGACAGAGGGGGGCCTTTTCATCCCGGAAGAAGACGGGGGATTAACCGTCAAAGCAGCCACCCAGCATGGCTACAAGGATCGTATGCAACTGGCACGGATTCTGGATATGGATGAAGAGAAGATCCGGGTGATCTCGAGTCCCATTGGCGGATCTTTCGGCGGGAAGGACGAACTGAACGCTCAACCTTACGGGGCGTTGCTCGCGGTTTTCACACAACGGCCGGTTAAAATGCATTTCAGCCGTGGGGAGTCCGTCATAGCAGGGATCAAGCGTCATCCCATGGTCATTACGATGAAGACCGGTATGACAAAGGAAGGAAAACTCATTGCTCACGCTGCTGAAATCATTTCTGATACAGGTGCCTACGCCACATTAGGCGGGCCGGTATTGAATTTCGCTGTGGAGCATACGGTAGGGCCTTACCAGATCCCTCACGTTTCATTGGCTGGACGTGCGGTGTACACAAATAACGGCGTGTCCGGAGAATTCAGGGGCTTTGGCGGCAATCAGGCCACTTTTGCTCTTGAAGGGCAGCTCGACAGGCTGTCAGAGGAAAGCGGTTTGGATCCATGGGAATTGAGGCATCTTAATATCCGAAATGAGAAGGACCCTGGGCCAATGGCGCAAGTTGTGGCACCAAATGATGGCCCGCGTCAGGTTCTGAACGACATTCTGAAATCGCCACTCTCTGAATTGGCAGCATCTGAAACGCACCCGACAGAACCATGGATCAAAATCGGACGCGGCATGGCACTGGCTTTTCATGGTTCCGGGCTTGGTTACGGGATACCGGACCCTGCGGGTGGTGAATTAAAGCTCACTCCAGAAGGAAAAATCCTCGCTGCTTTTGGCCATGAAGAATTCGGACAAGGACTCATTGGTACACTTGGAGTGATGTTGACAGAAGCTTTCTCATGCAGTAAAGAAGATATTCAGATTCAAATCGGCGATACCGCACAAGTTCCTGCAAGCGGATCTTCCACAGCTTCAAGGACTACCAACATGGTTTGGCAAAGCATTCAACGGATGCGCGGACCTTTTCGAAAAGCGCTATTGGAAGAAGCTGCGAAGCAGACAGGCCTTGACGAGGAGGAGTTGATCACCGGAACCGGAGGGATCTGGCACAAGACGGAACAATCGCTGGTTTTACCTTACCAGGATCTTGAGAACAAGAGCGCCGAAATGATTTACGCATCTACCGAACATCATTTTCCCGTGACGCCGGACCCTGTATTGGGTGGCCATTATCTCTACGGCTCCACGGCAGTAATGGCCGAAGTAGAGGTCAATACGCTGAACGGAAAGGTAGCTGTCACCCGGGTGGATCATGCAGTATCCGCAGGAGAAGTGATGAATCCTCTCGGGTATCTCGGTCAAATCGAAGGCGGAAGCATCATGGCTCTGGGCTTTACATTGAGCGAAGATGCTGTCATGACAGAAGGACGCTATGCAACCAGAAATCTTGACAGTTACCTGGTGCCAACGATTAAAGATGTGCCCCACCAGCAACAGGTGACAGCCAATGAAACATTGCCTGAAGGAGACAGCTTTGGACCAAGGGGTGTAGGTGAAATCGGATCTGTGGCACTGGCGCCGGCCATCGTCAAAGCCATTCGGGAGGCAACAGGCAGCTGGCACACGATTCTTCCGGTTACACCGGAACGCATTTTGGAAGAGACGGAAGATTTGGCCTGGCTTACGCCAACAGAAAAGGAGGGAACACGATGA
- a CDS encoding FAD binding domain-containing protein: MPMKTIQAPESLEEAWFCKDNAPDDSLWLSGTTWLRTQWEAGQLNDAKQWIRLDRIPELNQGIHLAEEELRISSMTTFAELEEDERIREKAPIFSKAIKQIAAPSIREQATIGGNIATGIGDSLPALIALDARISYDDHLKRRELLLTDWLQEGCPGLIVELILPKTEENLSLTFYEKTGRREAFIPSAVTVAISGRLNKKSGTFSHIRAAAAGGTMEPVRLKQLEQSLMAVPLVEGKHYRLLQEQILKDYSPPEDPFLSKSYKQRVASNLIIQNIHSYIEGDHYAAE; encoded by the coding sequence ATGCCGATGAAAACCATTCAGGCTCCCGAGTCATTGGAAGAAGCCTGGTTCTGTAAAGACAATGCTCCTGATGACAGTCTCTGGCTCTCAGGAACGACCTGGCTTCGAACACAGTGGGAAGCGGGGCAATTGAACGATGCCAAACAGTGGATCCGGCTGGACAGGATTCCCGAATTGAATCAGGGGATCCACCTGGCAGAAGAAGAGCTTCGCATTTCATCGATGACCACTTTTGCAGAATTGGAAGAGGATGAAAGAATACGAGAAAAAGCACCGATTTTCTCGAAGGCCATTAAGCAAATCGCTGCACCTTCCATTCGGGAGCAGGCGACCATCGGTGGAAATATCGCTACAGGGATTGGTGACAGTCTGCCGGCTCTCATTGCATTGGATGCACGTATCAGTTACGACGATCATCTGAAACGACGGGAGCTCCTCTTAACAGATTGGCTTCAAGAGGGATGCCCCGGATTAATCGTGGAACTGATCCTCCCAAAAACAGAGGAGAATCTTTCTCTTACGTTCTATGAAAAAACAGGCAGGCGGGAAGCGTTCATCCCATCTGCAGTGACAGTAGCAATCAGTGGACGGTTAAACAAAAAAAGCGGAACATTTTCTCACATCCGGGCAGCTGCGGCTGGAGGAACAATGGAACCCGTCAGGTTGAAACAGTTGGAACAGTCGCTGATGGCGGTTCCGTTGGTTGAAGGGAAACATTACAGGCTTTTGCAAGAACAAATATTAAAAGACTATTCACCCCCTGAAGATCCTTTCCTGTCAAAGAGCTACAAACAGCGGGTGGCTTCCAATTTAATTATTCAGAATATTCATTCATATATAGAGGGTGATCACTATGCTGCTGAATGA
- the allB gene encoding allantoinase AllB — MHNGWKMMQEVYLFMHTIIQKGSVWTENGFIQKDLLIIDGIIQRIAESIPVQGNAEIIDAGGNWIVPGFIDPHVHFNEPGRTEWEGIRSGSAAAAAGGITTIVDMPLNSHPSVTTGQLALAKKSSLEGRSYVDYGLWGGITADNCRNYTELNNQLSHGVIGFKGFMSNSGIHDFPYLDRSDLREAMAFCAEKQVILALHAEAEEELAKTAHRQGPGRRSFLDSRPVEAELVALEWIIEDALRYGTAVHVVHVSSADGVLMLNEAKRSGADITIETCPHYLLFTDEDFINQGPLLKCAPPLRSDEVREELWDVLSKGMIDTIGSDHSPCPIPMKEAGNEDIREAWGGIQGVQFGHRALLSEGLKRGLTFETLLPMMTRNPAKRFLPDGAGGTIAPGTPANLTLMKDKETTIHNTEILFKHKRSPYAGMQVQLDVDRVLLRGKSIYLGGAWVTGPPTGKCLTWGGMQDDQGTLRRIY; from the coding sequence ATGCACAATGGATGGAAGATGATGCAGGAGGTGTATCTATTTATGCATACCATCATTCAAAAAGGTTCGGTCTGGACAGAGAACGGTTTTATCCAGAAGGATCTTTTGATCATAGACGGAATCATTCAGCGTATCGCTGAGTCCATCCCGGTTCAGGGGAATGCTGAGATCATAGACGCAGGCGGAAATTGGATTGTACCGGGTTTCATTGATCCCCATGTCCATTTTAATGAACCGGGACGAACAGAGTGGGAAGGGATTCGCAGCGGTTCCGCCGCTGCTGCTGCAGGAGGGATCACCACGATCGTGGACATGCCGCTGAATTCCCACCCTTCCGTCACCACCGGTCAGCTGGCATTGGCTAAAAAGTCTTCCTTAGAGGGGAGATCTTATGTGGATTACGGTTTGTGGGGCGGGATCACCGCTGACAATTGCAGGAATTACACGGAGCTGAACAATCAGCTGAGTCACGGTGTGATTGGATTCAAAGGGTTTATGTCCAACAGTGGGATCCATGACTTCCCTTATCTGGACCGGTCAGATTTAAGAGAAGCGATGGCTTTCTGTGCTGAAAAGCAGGTCATTCTGGCACTGCATGCCGAAGCGGAAGAAGAATTGGCAAAAACGGCACACCGGCAGGGACCAGGCAGGCGTTCATTCCTTGATTCCCGACCGGTTGAAGCAGAACTCGTGGCGCTTGAGTGGATCATTGAAGACGCACTCCGATACGGGACGGCAGTTCATGTTGTCCACGTCAGTTCTGCAGACGGCGTCCTGATGCTGAATGAAGCGAAACGTTCCGGTGCAGATATTACCATCGAGACATGCCCCCATTACCTGCTCTTCACAGATGAGGATTTCATCAATCAGGGGCCTCTATTAAAATGCGCGCCCCCTCTTCGTTCAGATGAAGTTCGCGAAGAACTTTGGGACGTGCTCTCAAAAGGAATGATTGATACGATAGGCAGTGACCATTCGCCTTGCCCGATACCTATGAAAGAGGCAGGGAATGAAGATATCCGAGAAGCCTGGGGCGGGATACAAGGCGTTCAATTCGGACACCGTGCGCTGTTATCGGAAGGATTGAAACGGGGCCTTACCTTTGAAACCCTTTTGCCGATGATGACACGAAATCCGGCGAAACGATTTTTACCCGACGGTGCAGGCGGGACGATTGCTCCAGGAACACCCGCAAATTTGACCCTGATGAAAGACAAAGAAACGACCATTCACAATACAGAAATTCTGTTCAAACATAAACGTTCCCCTTATGCAGGGATGCAGGTTCAGCTTGATGTCGACCGGGTCCTGCTGCGGGGGAAATCCATCTATCTGGGCGGTGCCTGGGTAACAGGCCCGCCAACAGGCAAATGTTTGACATGGGGAGGTATGCAAGATGATCAAGGAACATTACGGCGCATTTATTGA